In the genome of Staphylococcus durrellii, one region contains:
- a CDS encoding RBBP9/YdeN family alpha/beta hydrolase yields MTDIIIVHSKLGNATNHWYEWLRNNLQLEGYNVTLFNMEDAYSNPLQSWINKMDDQVDINKGDTYFVTHGYGTLAALKYLELQDIEQIEGVFIISGFKEDASDSGGNLISDDIRLDYDIIQNKAKQFYGLCAKDDAYISYKETERLMKALNGNYKITQHGGHFIADAGFTTFILLQDHIQKIMSK; encoded by the coding sequence ATGACAGATATTATTATTGTTCATTCAAAACTAGGAAATGCAACCAATCATTGGTATGAATGGTTACGTAATAATTTACAATTAGAAGGATATAATGTCACATTATTTAATATGGAAGACGCTTATTCCAATCCATTGCAATCATGGATAAATAAGATGGATGATCAAGTGGATATTAATAAAGGTGACACATATTTTGTAACGCACGGCTATGGTACATTAGCTGCGCTAAAGTATTTGGAATTACAAGATATTGAGCAGATTGAGGGCGTATTTATTATTTCAGGTTTTAAAGAAGATGCGTCAGATAGTGGTGGAAATTTAATATCTGATGATATACGACTTGATTACGACATTATTCAAAATAAAGCGAAACAATTTTATGGATTATGTGCAAAAGATGATGCATATATTTCATATAAAGAAACCGAACGCTTAATGAAAGCATTGAATGGTAATTATAAAATAACTCAACATGGTGGCCACTTTATAGCTGATGCTGGATTTACCACTTTTATTTTACTGCAAGACCACATCCAAAAAATAATGTCCAAATAG
- a CDS encoding alpha/beta hydrolase translates to MTNKVVLESAAQEFSEVNKPHPRIYELEPKDGRDLLEEVQSSPVDKYNVDIEDTTFSTEKWGDIPVRFIRPEGEKGKLPVIYYIHGAGWVFGSARTHDKLVRELAVRTNSVVVFPEYTRSPEAKYPTAIEQNYDVLQQLIDVSEEKNFDVNQLTVAGDSVGGNMATIMTIMTKQRDGLPINQQLLYYPVTNAEFDTESYNQFAENYYLTKEGMQWFWNQYTTDSEERAEITASPLRASIEDLKGLPPAMILNAEADVLRDEGEAYANKLREAGVEIAQIRFQGAIHDFVMVNDLDQTNATREAMDISTSWINKKNNH, encoded by the coding sequence ATGACTAATAAAGTAGTTTTAGAGTCGGCTGCACAAGAATTTAGTGAGGTGAATAAACCTCATCCAAGAATTTATGAATTAGAACCTAAAGATGGTAGAGATTTACTAGAAGAAGTACAATCATCTCCCGTTGATAAATATAATGTAGATATTGAAGATACAACCTTTTCAACTGAAAAATGGGGAGACATACCAGTACGTTTTATTCGTCCAGAAGGGGAGAAAGGTAAACTTCCAGTAATTTACTATATACATGGTGCTGGTTGGGTGTTTGGTAGTGCAAGAACGCATGACAAATTAGTAAGAGAATTAGCTGTAAGAACAAATTCTGTAGTAGTATTCCCAGAATACACACGCTCTCCTGAAGCTAAATATCCAACAGCAATTGAACAAAATTATGATGTATTGCAACAATTAATAGATGTATCTGAAGAGAAAAATTTTGATGTTAACCAATTAACAGTTGCTGGTGATTCAGTTGGCGGTAATATGGCTACTATAATGACTATCATGACAAAACAACGTGATGGGTTACCAATAAATCAACAACTGTTATATTACCCTGTAACAAATGCAGAATTTGATACAGAATCATATAACCAGTTTGCTGAAAATTACTATCTTACTAAAGAAGGTATGCAATGGTTTTGGAATCAATATACAACGGATTCTGAAGAAAGAGCAGAAATCACTGCATCTCCTCTACGTGCTTCTATTGAAGATCTTAAAGGATTACCACCTGCTATGATTTTAAATGCGGAAGCTGACGTATTACGTGACGAAGGCGAAGCTTATGCAAATAAATTAAGAGAAGCTGGGGTTGAAATAGCTCAAATACGTTTCCAAGGAGCGATTCATGACTTTGTTATGGTGAATGATTTGGATCAAACCAATGCAACTCGTGAAGCTATGGACATTTCAACATCTTGGATTAATAAGAAAAATAATCATTAA
- a CDS encoding signal transduction protein TRAP, which produces MKMYASYGTFGYLNQIRINNPNHNLLQFSTSDSSVIIEETNNETVLKEPIVYDVIESEGELYKDDFYAVLFIPTTDDHAYQLEKTILGISADFSQFAGFKSYRFLKPGEGLTYKIYFGFSSRSAYETFKKSTLFNKHFDKISLSQFFGSSGQFSSYFERFLYPIDDN; this is translated from the coding sequence ATGAAAATGTATGCATCCTATGGTACTTTTGGTTATTTAAATCAAATTAGAATAAATAATCCAAACCATAATCTATTGCAATTTTCAACTTCCGATTCATCAGTAATAATTGAAGAAACTAATAATGAAACAGTGTTAAAAGAACCTATTGTTTATGATGTTATTGAATCTGAAGGTGAATTATATAAAGACGATTTTTATGCTGTTCTGTTCATTCCAACTACGGACGATCATGCATACCAATTAGAAAAAACGATTTTAGGTATATCTGCAGACTTTTCTCAGTTTGCTGGATTCAAATCTTACCGTTTCTTAAAACCAGGTGAAGGATTAACTTATAAAATATACTTTGGATTTAGTTCAAGAAGTGCTTACGAAACTTTTAAAAAGTCCACGCTATTTAATAAACACTTTGACAAAATATCATTAAGTCAATTTTTTGGTTCTAGTGGCCAATTTTCAAGTTATTTTGAACGTTTCTTATATCCTATTGATGACAATTAA
- a CDS encoding M24 family metallopeptidase, with translation MIIIVKEELKNRLQELRKQMKANNLDSYIITDELDVWYLTNITYSPEERPFFIIVPLEGKPQLVVPKMEERHLGEESNIDVDIISYWDNPSPEGDNWFDHVNQVIKDFTRTGIENNVKASIFFEIEANELISLDLVTEMRKVKTPYEVEQIRHTCKIADDAMAYMLNSAKKGDNILGMFAVAGQIQEELVQAKKFNPILSELLTVVWPAPGSAMPHGVPDIEDTMENGPHIAMSYFRVDGYAAENERTFFVEQPSDKEREIFQIMMEAREAALAKLKPGVKTAEVDNAANEVINNHGLKNALRHRTGHGIGLNNHEGSFIAEGSKDVLQENMVISIEPGIYLDGIGGFRHSDTVLVTKDGYEILTHAPTTIEELTLNN, from the coding sequence GTGATAATTATAGTAAAAGAAGAATTGAAAAATAGACTCCAAGAATTGCGCAAACAAATGAAAGCAAATAACTTAGATTCATATATTATTACAGATGAGCTTGACGTTTGGTATCTTACCAATATCACATACAGTCCTGAAGAGCGACCATTCTTTATTATTGTACCACTTGAAGGTAAACCTCAATTAGTAGTGCCAAAAATGGAAGAAAGACATTTAGGCGAAGAAAGTAATATCGATGTTGATATAATTTCTTATTGGGATAATCCGTCACCTGAAGGTGATAATTGGTTTGATCATGTTAACCAAGTTATCAAAGATTTCACACGTACAGGTATTGAAAATAACGTTAAGGCAAGTATCTTTTTTGAGATTGAAGCTAACGAATTAATTTCTTTAGATTTAGTTACTGAAATGCGTAAAGTGAAAACACCGTATGAAGTTGAACAAATTAGACATACATGTAAAATTGCAGATGACGCCATGGCTTATATGTTAAACTCAGCGAAAAAAGGGGATAACATTTTAGGCATGTTTGCAGTTGCTGGCCAAATTCAAGAAGAATTGGTGCAAGCGAAAAAATTCAATCCAATTTTAAGTGAGCTTTTAACAGTAGTATGGCCAGCTCCCGGTAGTGCTATGCCACATGGTGTACCAGATATAGAAGATACAATGGAAAATGGTCCTCATATTGCAATGTCTTACTTCCGTGTCGATGGTTATGCAGCTGAGAATGAACGTACATTTTTTGTAGAACAACCTAGTGATAAAGAACGCGAAATTTTCCAAATCATGATGGAAGCAAGAGAAGCTGCTTTAGCAAAACTTAAACCTGGAGTTAAAACAGCAGAAGTTGATAATGCAGCTAATGAAGTGATAAATAATCATGGGTTGAAAAATGCTTTACGTCATCGTACAGGCCATGGTATAGGACTTAATAATCACGAAGGATCATTCATTGCCGAAGGGTCTAAAGATGTGTTACAAGAAAATATGGTTATTTCGATTGAGCCAGGTATTTATTTAGATGGTATTGGAGGATTTAGACATTCGGATACTGTTCTTGTAACTAAAGATGGTTATGAAATATTAACGCACGCGCCAACTACTATTGAAGAATTAACTTTAAATAATTAA
- a CDS encoding NAD-dependent epimerase/dehydratase family protein: MQTVLGSNGQIGQEIAKEIHKNYTKEIRLVGRKPKKIHESDELVAADLMNYEDTYKAVDGSDIVYFAVGLPADSEMWENQFPTIMANVIKACQETSSKLAFFDNTYMYEKNDNIQVEDSPFIPRGRKSQVRADIADMLLSAMKDESIDAVIGRAPEFYGPDLTQSITNSMVFNRVKEGKRAIVPLSDSVLRTLIWTPDASRALALLGNTSDAYGETWHLPTDINITYRSLVNKVEKITGKKVSYTVVPMWIFKVGSLFNKQVKELMELLPRYKYDNIFNSNKFKERFPDFEITTFEEGINKVFSKK, encoded by the coding sequence ATGCAAACAGTATTAGGAAGTAATGGACAAATTGGACAAGAAATAGCAAAAGAAATTCATAAAAATTATACTAAAGAAATTAGGTTAGTCGGTAGAAAGCCAAAAAAGATTCACGAATCAGACGAATTAGTAGCAGCTGATTTAATGAACTACGAAGATACTTATAAAGCTGTAGATGGCAGTGACATTGTTTATTTTGCTGTTGGTTTACCGGCCGATTCAGAAATGTGGGAAAATCAATTTCCGACGATTATGGCTAATGTCATTAAAGCTTGCCAAGAAACAAGTAGTAAATTAGCATTTTTTGACAATACTTATATGTATGAAAAGAACGATAATATTCAAGTAGAAGATAGCCCTTTCATACCAAGAGGACGCAAATCACAGGTGCGTGCAGACATAGCTGACATGTTATTATCAGCTATGAAGGATGAATCAATAGATGCAGTCATTGGTCGTGCACCAGAGTTTTATGGCCCAGATTTAACACAAAGTATTACAAACTCTATGGTCTTTAATCGTGTTAAAGAAGGCAAACGAGCAATTGTTCCGTTAAGTGATTCTGTTTTACGTACGCTTATTTGGACACCCGATGCTAGTCGTGCATTAGCATTACTTGGAAATACGTCTGATGCATATGGAGAAACATGGCATTTACCTACAGACATTAATATTACTTATAGAAGTCTAGTCAATAAAGTTGAGAAGATTACCGGTAAAAAAGTCAGCTATACTGTAGTTCCAATGTGGATTTTTAAAGTAGGCAGTCTATTCAATAAACAAGTTAAAGAGCTTATGGAACTACTGCCTCGTTACAAGTATGATAATATATTTAATTCTAATAAATTTAAAGAACGTTTTCCTGATTTTGAAATCACAACATTTGAAGAAGGTATCAACAAAGTATTCTCGAAAAAATAG
- the hemH gene encoding ferrochelatase, with product MVKTVGLLVMAYGTPYKDSDIEDYYTDIRHGKRPTDAELQDLKERYEFIGGLSPLAGTTDRQAEALCNALNETYSEVKFKLYLGLKHITPYIEEGVKQMHDDGIDEAVTVVLAPHFSNFSVGSYNKRAKEEADKYGIKLTHVEHYYHQEKFIQYWTQKINETLNDIPEEEHDETVLVVSAHSLPKGMIEKSNDPYPNELHETAKLLSSKSNIKHVAEGWQSEGNTGTPWLGPDVQDLTRDLYKEHGYKNFIYTPVGFVCEHLEVLFDNDYECKVVCDEIGANYYRPAMPDTNPLFIGAIVDEIQNLY from the coding sequence ATGGTAAAAACAGTAGGACTATTGGTTATGGCTTACGGTACTCCATACAAAGATAGTGATATTGAAGATTATTACACAGATATTAGACATGGCAAGAGACCAACAGATGCTGAACTACAAGATTTAAAAGAGAGATATGAATTTATTGGGGGATTATCTCCTTTAGCTGGAACGACTGATAGACAAGCAGAAGCACTATGTAACGCATTGAATGAGACTTATAGCGAAGTGAAATTCAAATTATATCTTGGTTTGAAACACATTACACCATATATTGAAGAGGGCGTTAAACAGATGCATGATGATGGCATTGATGAAGCTGTCACTGTAGTATTAGCACCTCATTTCTCTAATTTTTCAGTAGGCTCATATAATAAAAGAGCAAAAGAAGAAGCTGACAAATATGGTATTAAATTAACGCATGTAGAACATTATTATCATCAAGAAAAATTCATACAATATTGGACTCAAAAAATTAATGAAACATTAAATGACATTCCTGAAGAAGAACATGATGAAACAGTTTTAGTTGTTTCTGCTCATAGTTTACCTAAAGGAATGATTGAAAAATCAAATGACCCATATCCAAATGAATTGCATGAAACTGCAAAATTATTATCTTCAAAATCAAATATTAAACATGTTGCAGAAGGTTGGCAATCAGAAGGTAATACTGGTACGCCATGGTTAGGACCAGATGTTCAAGATTTAACGCGTGATTTATATAAAGAACATGGTTATAAAAACTTCATCTATACACCGGTAGGATTTGTATGTGAACATTTAGAAGTGTTATTCGATAATGATTATGAATGTAAAGTAGTATGTGATGAAATAGGTGCCAATTATTATCGACCTGCAATGCCTGACACAAATCCATTGTTTATTGGTGCCATCGTTGATGAAATACAAAATTTATATTAA
- the ecsB gene encoding ABC transporter permease EcsB encodes MNYSAQSLFKSRKFEIAKEKQYYNKFIFNGHFGIFLLILLGAFILGYGQFLKSIPSNLNFPLIVGIILALTSLFPIRTLLKDADRLFLLPFEKHMSEYMQQSLIYSYILRLPLQILMIIVFFPLFYVLNHQTYIFYIMFALLALIYPFIGLVLKWQWYKYKLESWSIHLLLFIIFLSGYYVVLEIKSFSAIATIIILIALIYIIRYINKKELYPWEKMIHSEARHRMNYYKFVNMFTDVKQLKETAVRRNYLDPLLRIPKSKYFNENHMYLFLFYRSFIRGKDAFNIILRLIIISLVLMVWLNQIFITSIIGALFMYIIILQMAQFYTQQAYGLWPQVWPVSDSKVIKGYEQFLYRLMIGVGIIYSIVYIVLQPAQFYLAILFFIVGWLTINSVIKKLKYQETLLRD; translated from the coding sequence ATGAATTATTCAGCACAATCGCTTTTCAAATCAAGAAAGTTTGAAATTGCTAAAGAAAAACAGTATTATAATAAATTTATATTTAATGGTCATTTTGGCATATTTTTACTAATTTTACTCGGTGCATTTATTTTAGGTTATGGTCAGTTTCTCAAGTCAATTCCTTCAAATTTGAATTTTCCATTAATCGTTGGGATTATATTAGCACTTACGTCTTTATTTCCTATAAGAACATTATTAAAAGATGCTGATAGGTTGTTCTTGTTGCCGTTTGAAAAACATATGTCTGAATACATGCAACAAAGTTTAATTTATAGTTATATTCTACGTTTACCATTACAAATATTAATGATTATTGTGTTCTTTCCATTGTTTTACGTATTGAATCATCAAACTTATATATTCTATATTATGTTTGCTTTATTAGCATTAATTTATCCCTTTATTGGATTAGTTTTGAAATGGCAATGGTATAAATATAAACTTGAAAGTTGGTCAATCCACTTATTACTCTTTATAATATTTCTATCTGGATATTATGTAGTATTAGAAATCAAAAGTTTTTCAGCGATAGCGACGATTATTATTTTAATCGCGCTGATATATATAATTCGCTATATTAATAAAAAAGAACTTTATCCTTGGGAAAAAATGATACATTCTGAAGCACGACATCGTATGAATTACTACAAGTTTGTGAATATGTTTACAGATGTAAAACAGCTGAAAGAGACTGCAGTGAGAAGAAATTATTTAGACCCATTATTACGCATTCCGAAAAGTAAATATTTTAATGAAAATCATATGTATTTATTTTTATTTTATAGAAGTTTTATTAGAGGAAAAGATGCCTTTAATATTATATTGAGATTAATTATTATTTCATTAGTATTGATGGTTTGGTTAAATCAAATATTTATTACTTCAATTATCGGTGCTTTATTTATGTACATTATTATTTTACAAATGGCACAATTTTATACACAACAAGCTTACGGCTTATGGCCTCAAGTATGGCCTGTGTCAGACAGTAAAGTCATAAAAGGCTATGAACAATTTCTGTACAGATTGATGATTGGTGTAGGTATAATATATAGTATTGTGTATATTGTTTTACAACCTGCACAATTTTACTTGGCTATACTATTTTTTATAGTAGGTTGGTTAACGATAAATAGTGTTATCAAGAAGTTAAAATATCAAGAAACGTTACTTAGAGACTAA
- the hemY gene encoding protoporphyrinogen oxidase encodes MVKSVAIIGAGITGLSSAYFIKKQNPSIDVTIYEATDRAGGKIQTYRKDGYTIELGPESYLGRKKIMTEIAEEIGLKDDLITNKTGQSYIYAKDKLYPIPGGSIMGIPTDIKPFVSTKLISVKGKIRASLDLIKKPTKMSEDISVGAFFRDRLGDEVLENLIEPLMGGIYGTNIDDLSLMSTFPEFKRREEQFGSLIKGMKHEKEQRIKQRQLYPGSPKGQFKQFRHGLSSFIEGLTSYVEDMGVKIQYKTPVDDVIVSQQHYKLVFGDDQKNYDGVIIATPHEVFMNWFKEDPALDYFKTMQSTTVATVVMAFDEQNIENTYEGTGFVIARTSNTSITACTWTSKKWPFTTPEGKVLIRAYIGKPGDTVVQDHSDSEIVDIVRNDLSKMMKFYDDPDFSIVNRLPNSMPQYHIGHINKINGIQSHIATTYPRLRITGAPFEAVGLPDCVAQAQEAVNSILEEL; translated from the coding sequence GTGGTTAAAAGCGTTGCGATAATTGGGGCTGGTATCACTGGCTTATCGAGTGCATATTTTATTAAAAAGCAAAATCCTTCTATAGACGTAACTATTTATGAAGCTACTGATAGAGCAGGTGGTAAAATACAAACGTATAGAAAAGATGGTTACACAATTGAATTAGGTCCAGAATCTTATTTAGGTCGTAAAAAAATAATGACTGAGATAGCTGAAGAGATAGGATTAAAAGATGACTTGATAACTAATAAAACAGGGCAATCATATATTTACGCTAAAGATAAGCTTTATCCGATCCCTGGCGGTTCTATTATGGGAATTCCTACAGATATTAAACCTTTTGTCTCTACAAAACTAATATCGGTAAAGGGGAAAATACGAGCAAGTTTAGATTTAATTAAAAAACCAACAAAAATGAGTGAAGATATTTCAGTTGGTGCATTTTTTAGAGATAGACTCGGTGATGAAGTATTAGAAAATTTAATTGAACCTTTGATGGGCGGCATATATGGAACAAACATTGATGATTTAAGTTTAATGAGCACGTTCCCCGAGTTCAAAAGACGGGAAGAACAATTTGGTAGTTTAATTAAAGGTATGAAACACGAAAAAGAACAACGAATTAAACAACGTCAATTGTATCCGGGTTCACCTAAAGGACAGTTTAAGCAATTTCGTCATGGATTAAGCTCTTTTATTGAAGGATTAACTAGTTATGTAGAGGATATGGGTGTTAAAATTCAATATAAAACACCTGTAGATGATGTCATTGTGTCACAACAGCATTATAAGTTAGTATTCGGCGATGATCAAAAAAACTATGATGGGGTAATAATTGCAACGCCTCATGAAGTCTTTATGAATTGGTTTAAAGAAGACCCGGCATTGGATTATTTTAAAACAATGCAATCTACTACAGTAGCTACAGTAGTTATGGCATTTGATGAACAAAATATTGAAAATACCTACGAAGGTACTGGATTTGTAATTGCACGAACAAGTAATACAAGTATCACTGCTTGTACGTGGACAAGTAAAAAATGGCCATTTACTACGCCTGAAGGTAAGGTGCTCATCCGTGCATATATTGGTAAACCAGGAGATACAGTTGTTCAAGATCATTCGGATTCAGAAATCGTAGACATCGTTAGAAATGATTTAAGTAAAATGATGAAATTTTACGATGATCCTGATTTCAGTATCGTCAATAGATTGCCAAATAGTATGCCACAATATCATATAGGTCATATTAATAAGATTAATGGGATACAAAGTCATATTGCAACGACATATCCAAGATTACGCATTACAGGAGCGCCATTTGAAGCGGTAGGATTGCCAGACTGTGTTGCGCAAGCACAAGAAGCAGTTAATAGTATATTAGAAGAATTATAA
- a CDS encoding type 1 glutamine amidotransferase domain-containing protein, producing MKKIMIVNTSSAQFGESDKPTGLWLGELVHFYDYFNTDEYQMDLFNIKGGNTPIDPVSLNIFMLDRVTKKYYKDERFMGLLKNSKSIDYANPKEYDVLYFTGGHGVMFDFPDNQHIHNAVNEVYNHGGIVAAVCHGIAALLNVKNDKGSHFVDNKLLTGFSNIEEVLANRKNNVPFMLEDQLKKRGASYSKSKIPFRPYVKVDNRLITGQNPQSPKQVAQVVTKLLS from the coding sequence ATGAAAAAGATAATGATAGTAAATACAAGCAGCGCACAATTTGGAGAAAGTGATAAACCTACTGGTTTATGGTTAGGTGAGCTCGTTCATTTTTACGATTACTTTAACACTGATGAATATCAAATGGATTTATTTAATATTAAAGGTGGCAATACACCAATTGACCCAGTAAGTCTAAACATATTTATGTTGGATCGCGTGACCAAAAAATATTACAAAGATGAACGCTTTATGGGTTTATTAAAAAATTCCAAATCAATTGATTACGCAAATCCTAAGGAATATGATGTACTCTATTTCACAGGCGGGCATGGTGTTATGTTTGATTTTCCTGACAACCAACACATACACAATGCCGTAAATGAAGTATACAATCACGGTGGCATTGTTGCTGCCGTATGTCATGGGATTGCTGCTTTATTAAACGTAAAAAATGATAAGGGAAGTCACTTTGTAGATAACAAATTACTTACTGGTTTTTCAAATATAGAAGAAGTTTTAGCTAATCGTAAAAATAATGTTCCATTTATGTTAGAAGATCAACTCAAAAAACGCGGCGCAAGCTATAGTAAATCAAAAATACCATTTAGACCCTATGTGAAGGTTGATAACCGACTAATTACTGGACAAAACCCTCAATCTCCAAAACAAGTTGCGCAAGTTGTAACTAAGTTATTAAGTTAA
- the hemE gene encoding uroporphyrinogen decarboxylase, translated as MHNKNNTILNMIKGQPVDHTPVWFMRQAGRSQPEYRKLKEKYSLFEITHQPELCAYVTHLPVDNYDTDAAVLYKDIMTPLQPIGVDVEIKSGIGPVIHNPIKSLSDVEKLNHIDPKRDVPYVLDTIKLLTTEKLNVPLIGFTGAPFTLASYMIEGGPSKNYNFTKAMMYSDEQTWFALMDHLVNVSISYVSAQIEAGAELIQVFDSWVGALNVQDYEYYIKPAMTKLISGIKSQYDVPVILFGVGASHLVDQWNSLPIDVLGLDWRLSIKEASDLNVTKTLQGNLDPSLLLSPWDVIESRLKDILDQGMDYGQHIFNLGHGVFPEVKPETLRKVTEFVHNYTRR; from the coding sequence GTGCATAATAAAAATAATACAATACTTAATATGATAAAGGGTCAACCAGTCGACCACACACCGGTATGGTTTATGCGTCAGGCAGGAAGGTCGCAGCCTGAGTATAGAAAGTTAAAAGAAAAATATTCTTTATTTGAGATAACACATCAACCTGAGTTATGTGCTTATGTGACGCATTTACCCGTAGATAATTATGATACGGATGCCGCAGTATTGTATAAAGATATTATGACACCACTACAACCCATTGGTGTTGACGTAGAAATTAAATCTGGTATTGGTCCAGTGATTCATAATCCTATAAAGTCACTTAGTGACGTAGAAAAGCTAAATCACATTGATCCTAAAAGGGATGTGCCTTACGTATTAGATACAATTAAATTATTGACGACTGAAAAATTAAATGTCCCATTAATTGGTTTCACTGGTGCTCCGTTTACATTAGCGAGTTATATGATTGAAGGGGGACCTTCGAAAAACTATAATTTCACAAAAGCTATGATGTACAGTGATGAACAAACATGGTTCGCTTTAATGGATCATCTTGTTAATGTATCTATTTCATACGTATCAGCACAAATTGAAGCGGGGGCAGAATTGATTCAAGTCTTTGATTCTTGGGTCGGTGCATTAAACGTACAAGACTATGAATACTATATAAAACCTGCAATGACTAAATTAATTTCAGGAATTAAGTCACAATATGATGTCCCGGTCATATTATTCGGCGTAGGTGCGAGTCATCTAGTAGATCAATGGAATAGTTTACCTATTGATGTCTTAGGACTAGATTGGAGATTATCAATAAAAGAAGCGAGTGATTTAAATGTAACAAAAACGTTGCAAGGTAATCTTGATCCTTCATTATTGCTTTCACCCTGGGATGTTATTGAAAGTAGATTAAAAGATATATTAGATCAAGGAATGGATTACGGCCAACACATCTTTAATTTAGGTCACGGAGTTTTTCCTGAAGTAAAACCTGAAACATTAAGAAAAGTGACGGAATTTGTACACAATTATACTCGCCGTTAA